From the genome of Planctomycetia bacterium:
TGGCATGCAGGCTCTTGAGTGCAATGACATGGGCGGCGTAAAGGATGGTGCCCATGAATACGCCATTGAGCGCATTGAAAATGCACTCCATGCGTAAGTTGTACTTTAATCGTTGCAGTGACGATTCAGAACTTTGGTCTGCAACCGGTGCGTCATGAGCTGCCATACGATTTGTTGTATTACAACACCTGACTCGTAGCGTTACATTCAGATGGTGGACTCGTTTCGAAGACACCAGCCTTCATAGAAGCTTCAACCAGTGCTACTTGGTTTTTCGCTGGTGCACGTATATCATGATACCAAGGTAAGCCATAGTGGGACTCGCTTACCGATGTGACAAGGAAGCACTCACCATGATAGCGGGATGCTGTAATGGTGCTGACAGGAGCAATCATGCTCTCGCTGTCATCCAGTCAGGCTCGCCCCGCGACATTGCTCAAGAATGTCAGTGGCCTTAGTCCCGAACGATCTATCAACTATGAAGACTTGATAGTAGCTCCTGCTACGCCGCAAGGGCAGGGTGCCCGGGCCATTCTTCGCCTCACGGGGAATCACGCCTGGTCTGTTGTCCGTTCGCTGCTGCATCCCAAGGAAGATATCTCAGCGGAAATGGTGCAGGGCAGATTTCCGTCGCAACTCAGGCTGCCTGATTTCTTCAGCCCTTTGCCAGTGCAGATTCAAGCCTGGCAAGGCCCTTGGACTTACACCGGGCAGGATCTGGTGGAACTGCACCTGGTCAGCAGCCCACCGCTGGTACAGGCGCTGCTGGATCATCTGCTTGAAATGGGAGCCAGGCTGGCTGAGCCCGGAGAGTTTACGCTGCGAGCCTTCCTTGCTGGTAAGCTCGATTTAACACAGGTAGAAGCGGTCCATGCACTTTCGACTTCAAGTGATTCGCAGGAACTGCGAACAGCCTTGACTCAACTGGCTGGTGGCTTGTCCCGGCCTCTGGATGCTCTGCGTGAAGAAATTCTGTTATTGCTGGCGGAAGTGGAAGCTGGCTTGGACTTTGCCGATGAAGACCTCTCCCTGATTGATAACGATTCATTGCTGTGGCGAGTGGACGCCTGCAGGTCTGCCCTGATGGATGTTCAGGATCGTCTGCGTGAACAGGGCAAATCTTCAGCCGTGTTTCGAGTAGTACTTGCGGGAATGCCCAATGCAGGCAAGAGCAGCCTGTTCAATACTCTGGTTGGACAGAACAGTGCATTAGTCAGTGCTCAACCTGGCACTACACGCGATTACCTGACCCGAACTTTGCAGGTGCAGGGCGTTAGCCTGGAACTGATTGATACAGCAGGTAGTGAACAGGCCACCGGCACTATTGAACAGCAAGCGCAGGCTCTGCGACACGAACAAATGCATTCTGCTTCGCTTCTGCTCTATTGTTTTGATTCAACCAAAGGCCTTGATGATTCGGAGCACCGATTGATACAACAATGGCCTAATGATAAGTTGCTTCTGGTTGCCACCAAAAGTGATCTACCTGGTGAGCCTGCAATATCACAAGCGATACAAACCAGCACGGTAACGGGAGCTGGGATAGCAACTTTGCGTCTCAAACTGGCAGAGCATGCCAGACTATGCATGATGCCTGCACTGATTTCTCCCAGTCTCCATCGTTGCCAGAAGCATCTGGAATCAAGTATCAAGAGTCTGGTGCAAGCCGGCGAACTGCTGCATGAGCATCAACATATGGAACTGGTCGCTGCAGAATTACGGACTGCACTGGATCAGATTGGGTGCATGGTAGGCGCGGTATATACCGAAGACCTGCTCGGAAGAATCTTCAGTCAGTTCTGTATAGGCAAGTAGATCATCGCTGCTTGATGCGAATCGAAAGACGCGACGAATCTGTGGCATCCTGAATCTGATTTTCCAGATATGCTTTTGATGGCTTGGCTGTGAATTCTCCAGCTTCCTGGCATACCAGATCAAGAACGACCCTGAATGACTGTTCTGTTGCCAATTCAGGGATTTCCAACTTCAGCTCAGATCCTTTCATGTTCCAGCGAACGGGCTCAGCAGTGCCTGTTGGCTTGCTTGCTTTGATGGCTGCATTGATCTGTTTCAAGTTTTCCGGCAATCTAAGCCCAGCTGGGAGGTTGATTTTTACGATAATATTCGGCTGTAAACGCGAAGTGGTGTTTTGTAACTGGCATTCGAGTTGAACAACGTCATTGATTCGAGCTTCCGGCTGGCGGATTCTGGTTTCCAGAGTCAAAGGTTTCGCTTTGCTGCTGGTAGCTTTGACGGAAATGTCAATTGTTGAGGCACCCAGGCGACCTGCACCATCAAATCCGAATACATCGAATCGATAAACACCTTCGTTCTCAGGCAAGTGAACAGGTAGTTCAATTCTTCCCTGCGGGGGAATCATCTGGAAAGGTTTCCAGAACACGGTTTGCGTCCAGGAGGCAAGTCGTTTTCTTGTCAGGCTTTCCTGGCCCCAGGCGTATTCGCGAACAAAAAAGTTGGCAGCTTTTGCTTCATTATTCTGAGTGTCAACAAAGTCCTGAGCTTCATTTTTCTTGTCAGAGGTATTGGCACTTTTCTCTTTTCTGCTGGGAGGAGGAACAGTTTTATCCTGCTTGAATCCGCCGATTCCACCAGGAACTATGTCTCGGTTGGCACGTAAATTCTCAGCGAGTGAGTCCTTGGCATTCGCGTTTCCAGGTTCGATGGAAAGCTTGCCTGTTGCCCCTTTTTCGAGTGACAAATGGTTGTCGATTGCAGAAGGCAGTTTCTTGTTCTGCCTGGTGATTTGCACCTTTCCAGGGGCCTGCGGCGGGGCTGTGTCCTTATTCGCAGACCGCATCGAGCTTAATTGAGGAGAGGGAAGATTATCGGTCTTCATTGCCATTGCCTTTTCCAATTCCTTGCCAGGAACAGCAGCAGGCGGCATGGCAACCGATGGTGCCTGCCTGCGTTCAGCCTGTTTTTCGCCAGGACCGGCATCGAGAACAGCGTTACCTGATGGTTTTGCTGCACTAACTGCATTGGATGGATTCACCAGTGTAACTGTATTTTCCCCGCTTCTATCTCCTGCTCCTGTAGCACCACCTGACGCTGTACGAAGCTTGGCAGCCTGTAATACTTCTGTTAATTCCGATCCAGCAGGTGCAGGAGCGGTCGCTTCTCGGAGTTCATTCGACTTGCCAAGTTCAATAGTTTTGATTTGAACAGGCTCGGCATGATAATTCCAGAGCAACGCTGTGCCTGCAAATCCCAATACGCTTAAACCACCCAACGTCAGAATAAGATGCCACGGCATAAAGGATCGCTTGATGTAGACAGCGGCAAGACCAGCAAGGCTGGTAATGCCCAGTAGTCCTGCACTCAGAATGTGGAACCACGTTGAGAATTGACTCCATTCCTGTTCACGCAGGTACTTCTGCTGCTCAGCTTTCTTGATGGATAATTCCTGATCCTGAAGTGTTTGTTTGTTCAACAACGTCTGAACATCAAGATCTTTCTTGAGGGAAGATAATCGCTCTTGTGCTGCAGCTAGATCCTTGGACAGGCTCGATTCCTGAACACTGGCTCTTGTCCGTAACTTCACCTGGTCAAGCATTTCCTGCCGATTGTCAAAATAATGAATTGGCAGCCTGTTGAAGTTGTTGATTCTGGCAGCCAGTTCCGGTGCGTTGACTTCTTTGAATCGTCTCCAGCCTTGCACTCCTAAAAGCAGGTCTAAAGCCTGCGATGCACGGGGATGCTGGCTGAGGAAGAAGTCTGCATGTTCCAGTTCCTCAGGCTGACGAACTTCCTGAGCCAGAAGGAAATGAGCTGGCAGGCTTCGCTGCGTCGATGTATCAGCCAACTGCAGCAGCGATTGATTGACGCCAGCAATTGTGACAAAGGCAGGTACAGGTTGTTGAGCTTCGTTTACAGCATCAATTCCGAGCATCAGCGGTTTGCCAGGCTCTTGACGGGTACTCAGCTTCAGGCCGAGATTCTTATCTGGTTGCCTGTAAACGAGGCGTTCTGCCAATGGAATCAGCTGAGGAGGTTCAGTTACTGATGACAACTCAGAAATAGTAACGCGGTATACTCCACCGGGTGCTGAAACAGGATCGATTTGTAACACTTGTTTGGCATCAGCTTCCATTTTGTGCTGATCGAGTGCAATCAACACGCCTCGACAATGCACGGCGACTACCAGTTCACGAGACTTGCCCCGATTGCTTAAATGCAGTTGAAGTGGCGCGTGTGCTGGCAAAACGGATTTTTCAATATGCAGTACAGTTCCTGATGCTTTGGCGGCAGGAAGATTCATGGAGACTGCTTGATTGGCGGGCTTCCTGCTGCGTAGTTTGTACGAATCTTGATTCTTGGGAGTGAATTGAAAACTTCCCATGCCTCGTGAAACTTTGTATTCAGATTCATCGTGAAAGGTACTGAGCGTAGCAACAACCTTATCCTGGCTGTCAAGCAATTCTGCCTCGCTGTCAACTGGTTCACCACGATCATTCTTTACTTCGAAGTAAACAAGATTGGTGGTGCCTGCAATCAGATCACCACCTTCAGGATAGCAATAAACATGCAGCCGATTCGTTTCAATACGGAAAGGCTGTGTCCAGGTATCGGTGCCCATCGAGTTGGTAAATCGGAATGACAGTGTTCCTTGACCCTGAGTTACTTTTTCAGGCAAGGTGAATACGAAACGCACTTTACCGAACGCATCGGTCTTTCCTGTGTTTCGATCAGCAGATTTTTTGCCTTGCAGATTATACTGTTCACCATCAATGGTTATCTGGCTTTCCATGATGGAGTCTTTTAGTGGTTGATTGCCAGTGGTATTGACCTGGCCGGTAACAATCACCTGTTCGCCAGGTGAATAAGAAACCCGATCAAACTGAAATGACTTGTTGTACAGAGGTGGTGCAAAGGAGTTTACCAGGAAGGTGGTAACTTGTGGCGGAAAGCGATCATTCTTTTCAGTCAAGATAAGTTGCGATTCACCAAGAGGCATATTTTCAGGCAGAACGAATGATCCACTGGCAACGCCCTGCAAGGGTTTGCCCTGGAAATCACGAACTAACTGCTGCTGATTCGAATCGAACAACTGAGCAGTCTTGTTCCAAGTTGAAAGCACTTTCTGATCTGGCCCGATGAGTTTTACCAGAAACTGCAACTGTTCCCGACAAGCAGCAAAGTTTGTCTTGTCGAGGGCGACGGCACGGAAGAAGAGTTCCTCGCCTGGTTGATACAACGGCTTATCGAGACACAGATGGGCAGCGTATTCCGCCTTCAGTATCTCCAGCGGGTGCGTGATCTTCTGCAAGCTGTTGAGAGGCTGAGTATCCTGAAGAACTTCGTTGCTGATCACTTTGCCGGCATACTGCTGGTAAGCGAGTGAGGGAACCGAAAAATTCAACTTGTTGGAAGCAGCACTTTGACGATTCTGATATTGATAGTTCTGTGCAGACTGTCCGCTTTCGGTGCCGCGCATGCCAAGTTGAAGTGATGACATTGGGGCTGGCTGGCCGTTGAGAAGATTGTTCAAAACAACCACTGGGGCATCGGTATTGGCTTGAACCGAAGTAGGGACCAATACCTGTTGATAAGCAGTCTTGGCCATTAAATCTTGTTGCGTTTTGCTTTCCAGATTTGCCAGATTCTTGCTGAGTTCCGCAATGTTTTTTTCTTGATCCTTGATTTGCTGTATCAGAAGGAGGCTTTTGTCGGCCACAGGCATGGGTCGGTTGAGTTCATCGAATCGCTCACGAGCCATGGCTAGCGCCTGACCCTTGGTTGCCTGGCCCCACCAATAGACTCCGCCCATACCGACGAGCAACGCAAATACCAGGCTGGCAATGGATACATACCAGGCTGTAGCCTGGGATCGAGTGCGCAGAGTTACTGGTTTTGATATTTCGACTTTTGGTGCTGCAAACTGGATGGCGGTTTCAAAACGACTTGCCTGTGCCAGCATCTTCTGCTGTTGTAGAACCTTCTGGTAAGACTGTTCGCAACTGGCGCACTGAGCCATGTGCTTTTGGATTGCAACAGCCATCTCAGGTCCATCGAGCAGCCCGTAGACGTACTCGAAAAGCCGTTCTTGACAGCCTTGGCACGTCGTCATGATAATCCTCCCGTGCAGTCTTCCAGCACCTTTCGCAATTTAAGCAGTGCAGTTCGCATTTGTGTTTTGACAGTTCCCACTGGCACGTTTCTGATCTCGGCAATTTGTTCGTAAGTTAATTCACCATTCTGCCTGAGCAGAAAAATCTCCTGCTCTTCCTGACGCAGCGTTTTGATGGCATGGCGAAGACGCTCTACCTGTTCATGCTGTTCCATGCGTTCCAGCGATGAGTTGGCAGGAGCGGCGTACATGTCTTCCTCACCCATGGGTTTGGCTTTTCGCCGCCATGCACTGCGTCGCATGTCCGTTGCAGTGTTCATGGCAACACGGAATATGAAAGCTCGCAGATTCTGCACCTGGCCAAGTTCTGCCAGGTTACGCCAACACTTCATGAAGGCTTCCTGGGCGGCATCATGGGCATCTTCCTGGTTGCCCAGAAGATACACCAGGGTTCCTACCAATTCGCCTCGAGCTTCGTTGAAGGCGCGAACCAGTGCATCCCCCATGCTGCATTCCGGCGGCGCCGGATCAGGCGTGGTGGCAGTCTGAACCAACCCCAGATCTGCCTGCATGGCTGATACACTCATATCCGTCTAACAGAAAAGACGACAAACTACTTCGCATAGTTTGATCGAGGATGTAACTATTTGCAAGTCTTGGAGATGAGATAATTGACAGGATTGTTAGAATCCCGGGATTCTTAATACTGGAAAATCTTCTCCTTCTTTGAGGCCGTCATCGAAATAGTTCCAGACAGCCAGGCCATCTTCTGAACTTGGCTCAAGCAGAAAACTAGCCAAATTGCCCAGTGGATGGCTGGTTCGCACCAGAATGGAGCCTGCTGGTATTTTTCTTGTATCTTTTCGAGCAGGTTCCACTTCGAGTGTAACCAGCCGATGTTTCTGATACTCGCTCTGGCTTTTGGTGACTTTGGTGACACGGTAGACTTCAACTGGTAATTCCTTCTCGGTCGAGGTAGTTTCAAAGGCGATGCCATGCCGTTTTAGGTTATCGACAACATTGCCGTAACTGGCCGGAATGCAATAAGCAGCGGGGCGGGCTACTTTGACCGTTGCTTCCACGCCGCCTACATAACTGACGGTATACTCAGCAGGTAAAGTGGTTCGAACCCGTTTGCCATTCTCCTCTTTTTCTGCAAAGCCCAAAACCGTGTAGCGACCAGGCATGGGTATCAGCTTGGCCCGAAGAGCAACCTCTTGAGTGGCTTCTGCTTGCCGTTTGGCTGCTTCTGAAAGTGTTTTTATGATCTCCTGGTGATGAGCAGCAGCGTAATCGACAATGACATTCACAAAATCCTTGCTGGCCAAAACTCGGTCACGGTAGGAAGCATAGGAGTAAGATTCGCTCAAAATGCCGATACGCTGGCGGAGAGCACAATACTGTACGCTGAAGCGAGGTTGATGGCCGTAGGTTTCCCAAACGGTTTTGTCTCGATTGAAGTTGCCATAGAAGAAGCCTTTCCATCCACCTTTTTTGTCGAGCCTTTCGTTCAGTTCGGGAATCATCTTCTCGTTGGCCAGCTTGATGATGGCTGCATCACATGCAGGATGCTTGCTGGTATCATGCGTGATCGTATGCCGGTGTTGGGAACCGTTCGTAGTATGCAAATCAATAATGATGTGGGGATTCCAGGTATCGAACAGCTTTACCAGACTGCTGATTTCGGGTGAATCGAGCTTGACGAAATCACGATTGAGATCGAGTCCATTGGCGTTAGCTCGGATACCCATTCCTTGAGCAGGGCCCTGCTGGCCGGGTCGATTGGTCAACTTGAATCGGTCGTTGCCATCAGCGTTCAGGTTGGGGTAAACGAGGAAGATGACGTTTTTCAAAGCTGGATGATGTTCTGCCAGGCCAATTTCCCGGGCCAGCATCAGTACGCCTTCTTTGCCATCGCATTCTCCAGCATGAATGTTGGCGAATGCCATCACGATGACCTTCCCCGATTTCACTGCTACTTCTGGAGAGGAAAGGGGTGGGTCGGCAATCACCAGCAAAGGCAACTTTTTGCCTTCTACCGTGGTGCCTGAATCGACCAGCAACTTGATGTTGGGTGAAGCTTTTGCAAGCCGTTCGCATAAACCAATAACTTCATCGTGCTTGGAGGTGGCTTCGAAATTGGAAGATTCGGCAACGGTCAGCAGTTCCCTTGGAATATCGATTGCTGAAGCGAACGAGCCGATAAACACAAACGAGATGAGAAGCGAATAAACCTTCATGTGTGAGGCCTTGTGCATAAGTTGATTACTTGGCTTTTGTACGAAGTTCCAGAGTGGCTCTCCAGTGATAAGATGAACTCGCCCCGTTCACAGTCACGGAAGATGAAACAGCATGATGAAGACGAATTCAACATTATTAATCCTCGACCTGGATGGTACTATCGTCAACAGTCTGGACTTTATCATCAAGTGCTTTCAGGATGCGGTTGCCCCATTGTTAAAACAGATGCCAACAGGCAAGTCTATAGTTGCATCGTTTGGGCCGAGTGAAAATGAGTGCATTGCCAGAGTTCTGAGAGCATCTGAAAAGGAGAATACGACACTCAATCCAATTGCTGAGCAGGATATAGAGTCTGCAGCGAAACGATTCCACTCCCAGTATCGGCAAGGAGTTGAAAACGGAGCCGTTCATCTGTTTAAGGGGATGAAAGAAGTCATGGAAGATGCTCAACAGCGTGATTGGCCAATGGCTATCTTTACCGGAAAGGGTAGGGCATCAGCCATCGAGACATTGGAGCAGTTCGATCTGCTCAATGCATTTGGCATCATTACGACCAG
Proteins encoded in this window:
- a CDS encoding M14 family metallopeptidase, with amino-acid sequence MKVYSLLISFVFIGSFASAIDIPRELLTVAESSNFEATSKHDEVIGLCERLAKASPNIKLLVDSGTTVEGKKLPLLVIADPPLSSPEVAVKSGKVIVMAFANIHAGECDGKEGVLMLAREIGLAEHHPALKNVIFLVYPNLNADGNDRFKLTNRPGQQGPAQGMGIRANANGLDLNRDFVKLDSPEISSLVKLFDTWNPHIIIDLHTTNGSQHRHTITHDTSKHPACDAAIIKLANEKMIPELNERLDKKGGWKGFFYGNFNRDKTVWETYGHQPRFSVQYCALRQRIGILSESYSYASYRDRVLASKDFVNVIVDYAAAHHQEIIKTLSEAAKRQAEATQEVALRAKLIPMPGRYTVLGFAEKEENGKRVRTTLPAEYTVSYVGGVEATVKVARPAAYCIPASYGNVVDNLKRHGIAFETTSTEKELPVEVYRVTKVTKSQSEYQKHRLVTLEVEPARKDTRKIPAGSILVRTSHPLGNLASFLLEPSSEDGLAVWNYFDDGLKEGEDFPVLRIPGF
- a CDS encoding HAD family hydrolase; this encodes MMKTNSTLLILDLDGTIVNSLDFIIKCFQDAVAPLLKQMPTGKSIVASFGPSENECIARVLRASEKENTTLNPIAEQDIESAAKRFHSQYRQGVENGAVHLFKGMKEVMEDAQQRDWPMAIFTGKGRASAIETLEQFDLLNAFGIITTSEDVPASKPAPDGIIQTMKQMNAQPSQTIMVGDHPADIQAAHCAGVTSIAALWGAFDKSATLAARPDHALETPNDLRLFLQQWKMG
- the mnmE gene encoding tRNA uridine-5-carboxymethylaminomethyl(34) synthesis GTPase MnmE → MLSLSSSQARPATLLKNVSGLSPERSINYEDLIVAPATPQGQGARAILRLTGNHAWSVVRSLLHPKEDISAEMVQGRFPSQLRLPDFFSPLPVQIQAWQGPWTYTGQDLVELHLVSSPPLVQALLDHLLEMGARLAEPGEFTLRAFLAGKLDLTQVEAVHALSTSSDSQELRTALTQLAGGLSRPLDALREEILLLLAEVEAGLDFADEDLSLIDNDSLLWRVDACRSALMDVQDRLREQGKSSAVFRVVLAGMPNAGKSSLFNTLVGQNSALVSAQPGTTRDYLTRTLQVQGVSLELIDTAGSEQATGTIEQQAQALRHEQMHSASLLLYCFDSTKGLDDSEHRLIQQWPNDKLLLVATKSDLPGEPAISQAIQTSTVTGAGIATLRLKLAEHARLCMMPALISPSLHRCQKHLESSIKSLVQAGELLHEHQHMELVAAELRTALDQIGCMVGAVYTEDLLGRIFSQFCIGK
- a CDS encoding RNA polymerase sigma factor, with translation MSVSAMQADLGLVQTATTPDPAPPECSMGDALVRAFNEARGELVGTLVYLLGNQEDAHDAAQEAFMKCWRNLAELGQVQNLRAFIFRVAMNTATDMRRSAWRRKAKPMGEEDMYAAPANSSLERMEQHEQVERLRHAIKTLRQEEQEIFLLRQNGELTYEQIAEIRNVPVGTVKTQMRTALLKLRKVLEDCTGGLS